The nucleotide sequence GGCGGTGATGGAGACCTTCGACACGCTGCCGCGGGCGCGGCGGCGCGACCCGCGCGCGGTCGAGGAATCGATCATCCGCGGCGTGCGCGGTACGGTCGCGGAGGCATGGGGCAAGAAGCCGATTGTGCGCGTGCTGGTGGTGCAAGTATGAGGTTCGGGGCGACCGCCTGAACCGTCAGCGTCGCCGTCGAATGATCCTGGACCGTCACGGGAGGAAGAAATGATCGGCCGATTGAATCACGTCGCCATCGCGGTCAAGGACATCAAGGCCGCGTCCGCCGTCTACCGCGACACCCTCGGCGCCGAGGTTTCCGACGTGCTGCCGCAGCCCGAGCACGGCGTGAACGTGGTGTTCATCACCCTGCCCAACACCAAGGTGGAACTGCTGGAGCCGCTCGGCGACAACTCGCCGATCGCCAAGTTTCTGGAGAAGAGCCCGGACGGCGGCATCCACCACATCTGCTACGAGGTCGAGGACATCCTTGCCGCCCGCGACCAGCTGAAGGCGGCCGGCGCGCGGGTGCTGGGCAACGGTGACCCCAAGATCGGCGCCCACGGCAAGCCGGTGCTGTTCCTGCACCCCAAGGATTTCCTCGGCACGCTGGTCGAGCTGGAGCAGGCGTAACGCGGTTTTCGGAAGATCACGCCCTGATCTCCAAAGCGGTCCCGTCGCGGATTCCGGTCTGGTAACGGGGTTTTCGAAAGACCGGCGTGTCGCTCGAAGGCTTGAACGGCCGGAAACCGTGTGACGGATCGCGGTTCCGGCGCCGGCATTTGCGGTGATACCGAGGCCATGAAGGCTGACCTTTCTCGGCCTCATGGTGAGGAGGCTGCCACCGGGTCGCGCCGCAGGCGCGCCCGATGACAGGCTCCGCAGCCGTCTCGAACCATGGGGCCGACCTCAGCTCTCAGAGACCGTTTGGCAACTCCGAGGGGGCCGCGCCGGCCTGGCCCTTCGGGTTGCGGGGCGAACGCCGGTCGCGGCGTCAAAAAGCTCGCCGATACTCCCCGGTATCGGTCTCGCTTTCCTCCTGGCGTCCGGCAGTTCGCGCCACAACGCGGCCTGCCGTCCGAGTGTCCAAACGGTCTCTAAAGGTCGCGGGTATAATCCCTGGCCGATGCCGGCCGGCAGGGTCGGCACAGCCCGCAGACGATGTGCGTCTTGGCTAACGAATTCAGGTCTCGTCCCGCTTCCTCCCGATGACACGCCGGGCGGTAACGGGGCGGCCAGAAACGCCAACGGGCGGGACCTGGTCCCGCCCGCGCAGCCCGTTTCGGGCGCTTCGGTTTAACGCCTCGCCTGCAAGAGCCTGCCGGCGACCGTTATCCTCTTGAGTTTCCTCCCGGGACTTGGACCACAATGCTCCTTCAGCAACGTCTGAAGGCGATCCCCTTCTCGGAATTCTAGATTACAAAACGTTTTTACCGCTGTCACCTCGGAATCGCCTGGATTCGGCGCATTCTGCTCAAAGGTCGGGCAGGCTGCGCCGGTCCGTCCGTCAGGCTCCGCGCGGCGCGTCGGGGCTTGTATTTTCCCGGTGTTCCGGTTTCTGTCGCGCGTCCCGACCGCGCCGCCCTTCGACTCGCGAGCCCTTCCCATGCGTCTGTCCCGTTACTTCCTGCCCATCCTTCGCGAAACGCCGAAGGAGGCGGAAATCGTCTCGCACCGCCTGATGCTGCGTGCCGGCCTGGTGCAGCAGCAGGCCGCCGGCATCTATGCTTGGCTGCCGCTGGGCCACCGCGTGCTGGAGAAGGTTTGCCGCATCGTTCGCGAGGAGCAGGACCGCGCTGGCGCCATCGAGCTGAAGATGCCGACCATCCAGTCGGCCGACCTGTGGCGCGAGAGTGGCCGTTACGACGACTACGGCAAGGAAATGCTGCGCATCAAGGACCGGCACGAACGCGACATGCTGTTCGGGCCGACCAATGAGGAAATGATCACCGCGATCTTCCGCAGCTACGTGCGCTCCTACAAGTCGCTGCCGCTCAACCTCTACCATGTCCAGTGGAAGTTCCGCGACGAGATCAGGCCGCGGTTCGGCACCATGCGCTCGCGCGAGTTCCTGATGAAGGACGCCTATTCGTTCGACATCGATCAGGCCGGCGCCCGCCATTCCTACAACAGGATGTTCGTGGCCTACCTGCGCACGTTCGCTCGCATGGGGCTGAAGGCGATCCCGATGGTTGCCGATACCGGGCCGATCGGCGGCAACCTCTCCCACGAATTCATCATCCTCGCCTCGACCGGCGAGAGCGAGGTCTATTGCCACCGCGATTTCCTCGGCTTCGAGGCGCCGGCGGCGAATACCGACTTCGACGACGTCGCCGGGCTGCAAGGCGTGTTCGACCGCTGGACCTCGCTCTACGCCGCCACCAGCGAGAAGCACGACGAGGCCGCCTTTGCCGCGGTGCCGGAGGACCGGCGGGTGTCGGCCCGCGGCATCGAGGTCGGCCATATTTTCTACTTCGGCACCAAGTATTCCGCGGCGATGAACGCGGTGGTGGCGGGGCCGGACGGGGTCGAGCGGCCGGTGCACATGGGCTCCTATGGCATCGGGCCGTCGCGTCTGGTCGCGGCGCTGATCGAGGCCGGCCATGACGATGCCGGCATCATCTGGCCCGAGGCGGTGGCGCCGTTCACGGTGGCGGTACTCAACCTCAAGGCCGGCGACAGCACCACGGATGCCGCCTGCGAGCAGCTCTATGCTGCGCTCAAGGCCAAGGGCGTCGACGTGCTGTACGACGACACCGACGAGCGGCCGGGCGCGAAATTCGCCAAGGCCGACCTGATCGGCATTCCCTGGCAGATCCTGGTGGGGCCGAAGGGGCTGGCCGATGGCAAGGTCGAACTCAAGCGCCGCGCCGACGGCGCGCGCGAACTGGTGAGCCCGTCCGACGCGCTGGAACGGTTCAGCGCCTGACGACGGGGAGGGGATGGGACAGGCTGTGGCCGCGAAACAGACCAAAGCGTCGACCGGCAAGGCTTCAACCGGCAAAGGCGCGAGCGGGACCCGGGCGTTTGCGCCGTTCGAATGGATGATGGCGGGGCGCTATCTGCGCGCCCGCCGCAAGGAAGGCTTCATCTCGGTCATCGCCGGGTTCTCATTCACCGGCATCATGCTCGGCGTCGCCACGCTGATCATCGTGATGGCGGTGATGAACGGCTTCCGCACCGAGCTGCTTGCCAAGATCCTGGGCGTCAACGGCCACATCCTGGTGCAGCCGGTCGACAAGCCGCTGACCGATTATGCCGAGGTCGCCGCGCGCATCGCCAAGGCGCCGGGCGTCAAGATGGCGGTGCCGCTGGTCGAGGGACAGGCGCTGGCTTCCAGTCCTTACGCCGCCGCCGGCGCGCTGGTGCGCGGCATCCGCGAGAGCGATCTGCGACGGCTGCCGTCGGTCTCCAGCAACATCAAGCTCGGCACGCTCGACGGCTTCGAGCGGAGCGAGGGCATCGCGATCGGCAAGCGCCTCGCCGACCAGCTCGCGGTCGGCCCTGGCGACCTGGTCACGCTGGTGTCGCCGCGCGGCGCGGTCACGCCGATGGGCACCATGCCGCGGCTGAAGTCCTACCGCGTCGCCGCGATCTTCGAAGTCGGCATGTCGGAATACGACCAGATCTTCATCTTCATGCCGCTGGCGGAGGCGCAGAGCTACTTCAACCGCAAGAGCGACGTGAATTTCATCGAGGTCTACACCGACAACGCCGACCGCATGCCGCACTTCCGTGCCGTCATCGATGCGGCAGCCGAGCGGCCGATCTTCATGGTCGACTGGCGCCAGCGCAATGCCACCTTCTTCGGCGCGCTGCAGGTCGAGCGCAACGTGATGTTTCTGATCCTGACGCTGATCGTGCTGGTGGCGGCGCTCAACATCATCTCGGGCCTGATCATGCTGGTGAAGGACAAGAGCCACGACATCGCCATCCTGCGCACCATGGGGGCGACGCAAGGCGCGGTGATGCGGGTGTTCCTGATCACCGGCTCGACCATCGGCATCGTCGGCACGCTGACCGGGCTTCTGGTCGGTCTGCTGGTCAGCCTCAACATCGAGGAGATCCGCCGCTTCATTTCCTGGCTCACCGACACCCAGCTGTTTGCGCCGGAACTCTATTTCCTGTCGCGGCTGCCGGCGGAGCTCGACGTCCGCGAGACCGCCGTGGTGGTGGTGATGTCGCTGACGCTGTCGGTGCTGGCCACGCTCTATCCATCCTGGCGCGCCGCCCGGCTCGATCCGGTCGAAGCGCTGCGCTACGAGTGAGATGATGCGCGAAACCGCTCCGGTTCTTCTGTTGTCCGGTGTCGAGCGTCGCTACCGGCAAGGCGAAGCCACGCTCAACATCCTCTCCGGCGCCGATATCGCGCTCGCCGCCGGCGAGACGGTGGCACTGGTGGCGCCGTCCGGCGCCGGCAAGTCGACGCTGTTGCACATCGCTGGCCTGCTGGAGCATGCCGACGGCGGCGAGATCGACATCGGCGGCAGGCCGACCTCGCGTCTCAGCGACAGCGAGCGCACCATGCTGCGCCGCACCCGCATCGGCTTCGTCTACCAGTTCCACCACCTGCTGCCGGAGTTCTCGGCGATCGAGAACGTGATGCTGCCGCAGATGGTGCTCGGCCTGTCCAAGGCCGAGGCGCGGCGGCGTGCCGCCGAGCTGTTGTCCTATCTCGGGCTGGAAAAGCGGCTGACCCATCGGCCGGCGGAGCTGTCGGGCGGCGAGCAGCAGCGTGTCGCCATCGCCCGCGCGGTGGCCAACGCGCCGCGGCTGCTGCTGGCGGACGAGCCGACCGGCAACCTCGACCCGCGCACTGCCGACCACGTCTTCAACGCACTGCTGCAGCTGGTGCGCGCCTCCGGGCTCGCGGCGCTGATCGCCACCCACAATCTCGACCTTGCCGCCCGCATGGACCGCCAGGTCACGCTGCGCGATGGCCGCATCGAGCCGTTGGGGTAGAGTGGGGCACGAGCCGCGCCCTGTCGTCCCCGGCGACCGCGTAGCGGTCGGGAAGGGGACCCAGGGACCACGCCAGTGCCGATTTGCCGCGGGTTGGGATCGCGCGCGGGCTCTTTCCTCAATCATCGCGTTCCCTGGACCCTCTTCCCTCGCATGGCTTCGCCATGCTCGCCGAGGGCGACGGGCTGAGGCTCATCTGCCACATCGTCCTCGCTAGGGAGTGTGCGGTTCCCTCATGCTGAGGAGGCGCGAAGCGCCGTCTCGAAGCATGAGGGCGGCGCACACCCTCACGTCCTCTCTGCCTCATCCTTCGAGACGCGGCCTCTCGGCCGCTCCTCAGGATGAAGCTCGCACTGATCGCTACGCCGCCTTGGCCTTGATGGTCTGGAACGCCGCCAACGCGCGGGCGCGGGCGTGAGCGTGGTCGACCAGCGGGGCGGGGTAGCTCTCGCCGAGCGTGACGCCGGCGGCTGAAAGCACGCCTGGCGGCGCGGTCCACGGCCTGTGCAGCACGGCGTTGGGCAGGTCGGTCAGCTCCGGCACCCAGCGCCGGACATAATCGCCATGGGGGTCGAACTTCTCGCCCTGCAGCACCGGGTTGAAGATGCGGAAATAGGGCGCGGCGTCGGCGCCGCAGCCGGCGACCCACTGCCAGCTTGCCGGGTTCGAGGCCGGATCGGCATCGACCAGCGTGTCCCAGAACCAGGCTTCGCCCGCCCTCCAGTCCTGCAAGAGATGCTTGACCAGGAAGGAGGCGACGACCATCCGCACCCGATTGTGCATCCAGCCGGTCTGCCAGAGCTGACGCATGCCGGCGTCGACGATGGGATAGCCGGTCAGCCCGCGCTGCCAGGCCGCCAGCGACGCCTCGTCCTGCCGCCACGGGAAGGCGTCGAAGCGTGGCTGGATGTTGGCTTCGGCGAGGAGCGGGCGTTGATTGAGCAGGTTGTAGGAGAATTCGCGCCAGCCGAGCTCGGTCAGGAACTTCTCGACATCGAGGGAGGTGGCCCGGCCGCTCGCCATCGCCGCCCGCGCCGCGTGCCAGAGCTGGGCCGGGGTGATCTCGCCAAACCGCAGATGCGGCGACAGCCGCGAAACGTGGTCGAGGTCGGGGCGGTCGCGCAGGGTGGCATAACCGGTCAGTCCTCCGTCCAGGAAGTCGGCGAGCCGCTTGGCGGCGCCGGCCTCGCCCGGGGCCCAGGACTCGTCCAGGCCGCCGGCCCAATCCGGCGCGGTCGGCTCGAGCTCCCAGTCGTTGAGGGCGTCGCTACGCACCGCCGCCGCGCCAGCGAGACGGTCGGGCGCCGGCAGCGGCGGCGGCGGTACGAACGCGGCGCGGATGTGTTTCCAGAACGGGGTGAAAACGCGCCCGCCGACGCTGGCGGGGTCGTGGATCAGGGCCGAGCGCCGGACGCCATGGCTCACCGCGACATGCGGCAGCGATTTTGCGACCGCAGCGGTGACGGCGCCCTCGGCAGCACGGTCGATCGGGGTCTCGCCGGGATTGAAGGCGAGCAGTCCGGCGCCGGTCTCGCGCAACACCGCCGGCACGGCCTCAGCCGCCGCGCCGCGACGCAGGATCAGCGGGACGCCCTGCGCGGCGAGTGCGGCGGCGAGCGCCCGCAGCGAACGGGCCAGCCACCACCGCGCCGCTCCGCCCAGCGGGCGGGCGCCGTTCGCGCCGTCGTCGAGCACGTAAAGCGCGACCAGCGGCCGTTCAGCGGCAACCGCCAACGCCGGATTGTCGGCGAGGCGGAGGTCGGTGCGGAACCACATGACGGAGGGGCCGTCCGGCTGGGCCGGTGGGTCGTGGGGCATCGGACGCTCGCGGTCGGAAGGACGACTTCGTTCGTCTACGGCTGGAGCGGAGCCACGGATCATCGAAAACACGGCCTGTGCCGCGGCGCGGGGGAGACGAGGGCGCCCGCACATCATCGCGCTTTGTCGCAATTTACCGCAACATGCAAACCACAACCACGTTTATGCCTAGGATTTCAGCTTGCGGAATCGTGGGGGTTCTTTTCTAATTTTGACCATACCCCCGCCTTTCGTTGGAACGTTCTTCTTGGGGAGTGGGTGTTCACGGCAGAATTTCCTTGGGTGCGTTGAGCATGGACGCCACTGATCGCAAGATTCTCGGCTTGCTGCAGGCTGACGCGAGTCAGTCAATTGCTGAAATTGCTGAGCGGGTGCACCTGTCGCAGACCCCATGCTGGAAGCGCATTCAGAAGCTTGAAGCGCTCGGAATCATTGTCGGCCGCGTCGCCCTGGTGTCGCCGGAGAAGATCGGCCTCGGCCTCACCGTGTTCGTGTCGATCGAAACCGGCGACCATTCCAAAGACTGGCTCGAACGTTTTGCCACCTCGATCGCGGCGCTGCCCGAGGTGATGGACTTCTACCGCATGGCCGGCGACGTCGATTACATGCTGCGCGTGGTGGTGGCGGACATGGCGGCCTATGATGACTTCTACAAGCGCCTGATCGGCACGGTGCCGCTGAAGAACGTCACCTCGCGCTTCGCCATGGAGCGCATCAAGGCCACCACCGCCTTCCCGGTGCCCGCGCCGAAGGACGGGCGCGAGTAGGGCACGCCGTAACGGGGCGTAGCTGCCGGCCGGTCTTGGTCTTGCAAAAGAGAACGCGAAAACTCAAAGGGATCGATCGCCAGCTGCAATCAGATTGGCGGACGCTCTGGTCAGTGGTGCGGACGACGGGACTCGAACCCGTACTCTCATAGAGAAGCAGATTTTCATACCACTTCGGCTTTCGCCGCCGCCGACCGGCGTTCGTGGTCTGGACTGTCCCTTCGCCCTGGCTGGATAGCTTTAGGCGCCGCCCGTCCAGTCTCTACACCTTCCTTCGAACCGGCCGGCGCCTGAGCGCGGACGTGTTCGCAGGCTTGGCTCGGGATTGGCTTCGGACCTGCCCTCACGACGAAGGCGACCCCTTAGCGTTCCCCGACTTTGAGCGGTTCTACCGCGCGGGTTTCCCCGCGGGCACTCCAATTAAAGTCTGCTGCGTCTACCGATTTCGCCACGTCCGCATCGCCCCGCTGGCTGGCGAGGCGCTATGCTATTGCATGACGGCGGCGCCGACACGAATCCGCCGTTTCATCCTCCGCGCGCCGTACCTAGCCGGGGGGAGGTGACGGCTCAAGAGCGATGTGCATCGCCGCCGCCCGCGCGAAACCACGCGGCGCCCGACAAGGATGCAGAAACCGGCCGACCGCGAGCCGGTGGAGGATCACGCCGCCGCCAGAAATACGCCAACCAAAGCGATCGCCTCGAACGTGAGGCCGGCGGCGATCACCAGACGAAACAGGGCGGACATGGGGAATCCTCTATCGGTCGAGCGCCGTGATTGTCGCGCCCGG is from Blastochloris viridis and encodes:
- the mce gene encoding methylmalonyl-CoA epimerase, with amino-acid sequence MIGRLNHVAIAVKDIKAASAVYRDTLGAEVSDVLPQPEHGVNVVFITLPNTKVELLEPLGDNSPIAKFLEKSPDGGIHHICYEVEDILAARDQLKAAGARVLGNGDPKIGAHGKPVLFLHPKDFLGTLVELEQA
- the proS gene encoding proline--tRNA ligase yields the protein MRLSRYFLPILRETPKEAEIVSHRLMLRAGLVQQQAAGIYAWLPLGHRVLEKVCRIVREEQDRAGAIELKMPTIQSADLWRESGRYDDYGKEMLRIKDRHERDMLFGPTNEEMITAIFRSYVRSYKSLPLNLYHVQWKFRDEIRPRFGTMRSREFLMKDAYSFDIDQAGARHSYNRMFVAYLRTFARMGLKAIPMVADTGPIGGNLSHEFIILASTGESEVYCHRDFLGFEAPAANTDFDDVAGLQGVFDRWTSLYAATSEKHDEAAFAAVPEDRRVSARGIEVGHIFYFGTKYSAAMNAVVAGPDGVERPVHMGSYGIGPSRLVAALIEAGHDDAGIIWPEAVAPFTVAVLNLKAGDSTTDAACEQLYAALKAKGVDVLYDDTDERPGAKFAKADLIGIPWQILVGPKGLADGKVELKRRADGARELVSPSDALERFSA
- a CDS encoding lipoprotein-releasing ABC transporter permease subunit, whose amino-acid sequence is MMAGRYLRARRKEGFISVIAGFSFTGIMLGVATLIIVMAVMNGFRTELLAKILGVNGHILVQPVDKPLTDYAEVAARIAKAPGVKMAVPLVEGQALASSPYAAAGALVRGIRESDLRRLPSVSSNIKLGTLDGFERSEGIAIGKRLADQLAVGPGDLVTLVSPRGAVTPMGTMPRLKSYRVAAIFEVGMSEYDQIFIFMPLAEAQSYFNRKSDVNFIEVYTDNADRMPHFRAVIDAAAERPIFMVDWRQRNATFFGALQVERNVMFLILTLIVLVAALNIISGLIMLVKDKSHDIAILRTMGATQGAVMRVFLITGSTIGIVGTLTGLLVGLLVSLNIEEIRRFISWLTDTQLFAPELYFLSRLPAELDVRETAVVVVMSLTLSVLATLYPSWRAARLDPVEALRYE
- a CDS encoding ABC transporter ATP-binding protein — protein: MMRETAPVLLLSGVERRYRQGEATLNILSGADIALAAGETVALVAPSGAGKSTLLHIAGLLEHADGGEIDIGGRPTSRLSDSERTMLRRTRIGFVYQFHHLLPEFSAIENVMLPQMVLGLSKAEARRRAAELLSYLGLEKRLTHRPAELSGGEQQRVAIARAVANAPRLLLADEPTGNLDPRTADHVFNALLQLVRASGLAALIATHNLDLAARMDRQVTLRDGRIEPLG
- a CDS encoding cryptochrome/photolyase family protein, whose product is MPHDPPAQPDGPSVMWFRTDLRLADNPALAVAAERPLVALYVLDDGANGARPLGGAARWWLARSLRALAAALAAQGVPLILRRGAAAEAVPAVLRETGAGLLAFNPGETPIDRAAEGAVTAAVAKSLPHVAVSHGVRRSALIHDPASVGGRVFTPFWKHIRAAFVPPPPLPAPDRLAGAAAVRSDALNDWELEPTAPDWAGGLDESWAPGEAGAAKRLADFLDGGLTGYATLRDRPDLDHVSRLSPHLRFGEITPAQLWHAARAAMASGRATSLDVEKFLTELGWREFSYNLLNQRPLLAEANIQPRFDAFPWRQDEASLAAWQRGLTGYPIVDAGMRQLWQTGWMHNRVRMVVASFLVKHLLQDWRAGEAWFWDTLVDADPASNPASWQWVAGCGADAAPYFRIFNPVLQGEKFDPHGDYVRRWVPELTDLPNAVLHRPWTAPPGVLSAAGVTLGESYPAPLVDHAHARARALAAFQTIKAKAA
- a CDS encoding Lrp/AsnC family transcriptional regulator is translated as MDATDRKILGLLQADASQSIAEIAERVHLSQTPCWKRIQKLEALGIIVGRVALVSPEKIGLGLTVFVSIETGDHSKDWLERFATSIAALPEVMDFYRMAGDVDYMLRVVVADMAAYDDFYKRLIGTVPLKNVTSRFAMERIKATTAFPVPAPKDGRE